The genomic stretch ATTCGTCCTGGTTGGGGACGGAAACTGTGGTCTGGGTCTTCGGCATTGATCCGACATTCGATGGCGTGACCTTTGAGAGTAACTTGGTCTTGGGTCAGGCTTAGTTTCTCCCCTTGAGCAATTTTAATTTGTTCGGCGATCAAGTCTAGACCGGTGATCATCTCGGTGACTGGGTGTTCTACCTGAATTCGGGTGTTCATTTCCATAAAGTAGAACTCACCAGAGGCATCTAAGAGAAACTCTACTGTGCCAACTCCGACGTAATTGATGGACTTAGCGGCCATTACCGCAGCATTACCCATTTTTGCCCGCAATTCTGGGTCAAGCACTGGGCTAGGGGCTTCTTCCAGTAGCTTTTGGTGACGCCGTTGGATCGAGCAGTCTCGCTCACCCAAGTGGATTACGTTGCCGTGACTATCAGCTAAAATTTGAATCTCGATATGGCGAGGGCGTTGAATAAATTTTTCAATATATACCCCGCCATTACCAAAGGCAGCTTGGGCTTCCCCTTGAGCAGCTTGGAAGAGTTTAATCAATTGGCTGTCATCCTGTACCAGGCGCATACCCCTTCCTCCACCACCAGCAGTGGCTTTAATCATGACAGGATACCCAATTTGACGTGCGATCGCATAAGCTTCTTGCTCAGAGCTGACTAATCCATCACTTCCGGGGACTGTGGGCACACCAGCTCGTTGCATGGTTTCTTTGGCCGTAGATTTATCCCCCATGGCTCGGATCGCTTCTGGGGTAGGACCGATGAAAGAAATCTGATGATCAGCACAGATTTCAGCAAAACGGGCATTTTCTGATAAGAAACCATAGCCTGGATGAATGGCAGTGGCGTTGCGAGTGAGGGCTGCAGCAATAATATTAGGTATATTTAAATAACTTTTGTTGCTGGGGGGGTCCCCAATACAAACTGCTTCATCGGCCAGTTCGACATTAAGAGCATGTTGGTCAATGGTCGAGTGAACTGCAACGGTGGGAATCCCCATCTCCTCACAGGTTCGGATAATCCGTAAGGCAATTTCCCCACGATTGGCAATTAAGATCTTTGAAAATTTCATAGAATAGCTTGGCTATATAGGGTTTTTAGTTGAGATGTGAAACTAGGATTGATGGGGAAAGATAGGGAGGTGTGGGGAGGGTGGGAGGTGTGGGGCGGGGGCGCGGGAAGTGTGGGAAGTGTGGGGAGCCAGATCAGCAAGATAGTTTATCTAGCAATTATCAGATTCATGAGCTACACATTATTTTTAACCATTTGCACCCTACCCATGTTTGAGACACCCACTAAACAAACTCTTAACCTACTCCCTACTCCCTACTCCCTGCGCCCTAAAACCAATAAATTTATACCTCACCCAATTGATAAATGCTATAAAATGTTAAGTTTTAGGTGTTCATAGGTGATGCCTAGTGCTATCATGCCTAAATTAGGTTTACCCGTCAATTTAAGTTTGACAGCAATTTTGATAGAAATTTTCTGATCTAGGCTTTGCAGCTCAGTACTGTTGTATGGTATCCTAATAAATGAGTTATTAGCGGATGTGGTGGAATGGTAGACACGCACGCTTGAGGGGCGTGTGGCGAAAGCCATGCGAGTTCGAGTCTCGCCATCCGCATAGAACAGGCTGGAGTTGTGGGCAACTTCGCAACGGAGAGCTTCGGCTCAGGGCATAAAAATTGACGAGAACATTATCATAAAAGCGATGCAGCATCATAAAAGCGATGCAGCACTATGGGAAAATGGCGCACCATTGCCTCTTGCCTCTTGCCTCTTGCCTTTTGCCTTTTGCCTCTTGCCTCTTGCCACACCTCCCTTTCTCCCCACACTTCCCACCCTTCCCACCCTCCCGATTCCCGATTCCCGATTCCCGATTCCCGCCAGCCATCACCTCTTCGTAACATCAGGCTGCTGAAACCGATAGATATCCCGAATCACGTTTACCCAACCATCACAAAGAGAGGCTAATAAGCGATCGCCTTTTTCCTCAGTTGCTGCTGTGGCATCCCCGAGTACTCCACTCTGAGTCAACCCCTTGGTCAGCCAAG from Moorena sp. SIOASIH encodes the following:
- the accC gene encoding acetyl-CoA carboxylase biotin carboxylase subunit, which encodes MKFSKILIANRGEIALRIIRTCEEMGIPTVAVHSTIDQHALNVELADEAVCIGDPPSNKSYLNIPNIIAAALTRNATAIHPGYGFLSENARFAEICADHQISFIGPTPEAIRAMGDKSTAKETMQRAGVPTVPGSDGLVSSEQEAYAIARQIGYPVMIKATAGGGGRGMRLVQDDSQLIKLFQAAQGEAQAAFGNGGVYIEKFIQRPRHIEIQILADSHGNVIHLGERDCSIQRRHQKLLEEAPSPVLDPELRAKMGNAAVMAAKSINYVGVGTVEFLLDASGEFYFMEMNTRIQVEHPVTEMITGLDLIAEQIKIAQGEKLSLTQDQVTLKGHAIECRINAEDPDHSFRPQPGRISAYLPPGGPWVRMDSHVYPDYEIPPYYDSLIGKLIVWGPTRDAAIQRMKRALRECAITGVTTTLTFHQKILETPAFLEGQVYTNFVEKEMMT